In the genome of Eschrichtius robustus isolate mEscRob2 chromosome 12, mEscRob2.pri, whole genome shotgun sequence, one region contains:
- the TMEM115 gene encoding transmembrane protein 115: protein MQRALPGARQHLGAILSSASVVVKALCAAVLFLYLLSFAVDTGCLAVTPGYLFPPNFWIWTLATHGLMEQHVWDVAISLATVVVAGRLLEPLWGALELLIFFSVVNVSVGLLGAFAYLLTYMASFNLVYLFTVRIHGALGFLGGVLVALKQTMGDCVVLRVPQVRVSVVPMLLLGLLLLLRLATLLQSPALASYGFGLISSWVYLRFYQRHSRGRGDMADHFAFATFFPEILQPVVGLLANLVHGLLVKVKICQKTVKRYDVGAPSSITISLPGTDPQDAERRRQLALKALNERLKRVEDQSVWPSMEDDEEEAGAKVDSPLPSDKAPTLPGKGPVPGSSLITFEAAPPKL, encoded by the exons ATGCAGCGCGCCCTACCGGGCGCCCGCCAACACTTGGGGGCCATCCTGTCCAGCGCCAGCGTGGTGGTAAAGGCTCTGTGCGCTGCGGTACTTTTCCTCTACCTGCTGTCCTTCGCCGTGGACACGGGCTGCCTGGCGGTCACCCCAGGCTACCTCTTTCCACCCAACTTCTGGATCTGGACCCTGGCCACCCATGGGCTGATGGAACAGCATGTGTGGGATGTGGCTATCAGCCTAGCCACAGTGGTGGTGGCCGGACGTTTGCTTGAGCCCCTCTGGGGGGCCTTGGAGctgctcatcttcttctcagTGGTAAACGTGTCTGTGGGGCTACTGGGGGCCTTTGCCTACCTCCTCACCTACATGGCTTCCTTCAACTTGGTGTACCTTTTCACTGTCCGCATCCACGGCGCCCTGGGCTTCCTAGGTGGTGTCCTGGTGGCACTCAAGCAAACCATGGGGGACTGTGTGGTCCTGCGAGTGCCCCAGGTGCGTGTCAGTGTGGTGCCCATGCTGCTcttggggctgctgctgctgctgcggctGGCCACACTGCTCCAGAGTCCAGCGCTGGCCTCCTATGGCTTTGGGCTGATCTCCAGTTGGGTGTATCTTCGCTTCTACCAGCGCCATAGCCGAGGCCGAGGCGACATGGCCGACCACTTTGCCTTTGCCACCTTCTTCCCTGAGATTCTGCAGCCTGTGGTGGGGCTGTTGGCGAACTTGGTGCATGGCCTCCTGGTGAAGGTAAAGATATGCCAGAAGACAGTGAAGCGCTATGATGTGGGTGCCCCATCCTCCATCACCATCAGCCTCCCAGGCACAGACCCTCAAGACGCAGAGCGGAGAAG GCAACTGGCTCTGAAGGCCCTCAACGAGCGGTTGAAGCGAGTGGAGGACCAGTCCGTCTGGCCCAGCATGGAAGACGATGAAGAGGAGGCTGGGGCCAAGGTGGATAGCCCCCTGCCGTCAGACAAGGCCCCCACGCTCCCAGGGAAGGGGCCTGTCCCAGGATCCAGCCTGATCACCTTTGAGGCAGCTCCCCCGAAGCTGTAA
- the CYB561D2 gene encoding transmembrane reductase CYB561D2: protein MALSVETESHIYRALRTASGAAAHIVALGFTIFVAVLARPGSSLFSWHPVLMSLAFSFLMTEALLVFSPESSLLRSLSRKGRARCHWVLQLLALLCALLGLGLVILHKEQLGKAHLATWHGRAGLLAVLWAGLQCSGGVGLLYPKLLPRWPLAKLKLYHATSGLVGYLLGSASLLLGMCSLWFTATVTGGVWYLAVLCPVVTSLVIMNQVSNAYLYRKRIQP from the exons ATGGCCCTTTCTGTGGAGACCGAGTCGCACATATACCGAGCTCTGCGCACTGCATCTGGGGCTGCTGCCCACATTGTGGCCCTGGGCTTCACCATCTTTGTGGCTGTACTTGCCAGGCCTGGCTCCA GTCTCTTCTCCTGGCACCCCGTGCTTATGTCTCTGGCT TTCTCTTTCCTGATGACCGAGGCACTGCTGGTGTTCTCTCCTGAGAGTTCGCTGCTGCGCTCCCTCTCACGGAAGGGCCGAGCACGCTGCCACTGGGTTCTGCAGCTGCTGGCCCTGCTGTGTGCACTGCTGGGCCTGGGCCTTGTCATCCTTCACAAGGAACAGCTTGGCAAAGCCCACCTGGCCACGTGGCATGGGCGGGCAGGGCTGCTAGCTGtgctgtgggcagggctgcagtgCTCAGGTGGGGTGGGGCTGCTCTACCCCAAATTGCTGCCTCGATGGCCCCTGGCCAAGCTCAAGCTGTACCATGCCACTTCTGGGTTGGTGGGCTACCTTCTGGGTAGTGCCAGCCTCTTGTTGGGCATGTGCTCACTCTGGTTCACTGCCACAGTCACCGGTGGGGTCTGGTACCTGGCTGTGCTATGCCCTGTCGTTACCAGCTTGGTCATTATGAACCAGGTGAGCAACGCCTACCTGTACCGCAAGAGGATCCAGCCGTGA
- the NPRL2 gene encoding GATOR1 complex protein NPRL2 isoform X1, whose product MGSSCRIECIFFSEFHPTLGPKITYQVPEDFISRELFDTVQVYIITKPELQNKLITVTAMEKKLIGCPVCIEHKKYSRNALLFNLGFVCDAQAKTCALEPIVKKLAGYLTTLELESSFVSTEESKQKLVPIMTILLEELNASGRCTLPIDESNTIHLKVIEQRPDPPVAQEYDVPVFTKDKEDFFNSQWDLTTQQILPYIDGFRHVQKISAEADVELNLVRIAIQNLLYYGVVTLVSILQYSNVYCPTPKVQDLVDDKSLQEACLSYVTKQGHKRASLRDVFQLYCSLSPGTTVRDLIGRHPQQLQHVDERKLIQFGLMKNLIRRLQKYPVRVSREERSHPARLYTGCHSYDEICCKTGMSYQELDERLENDPNIIICWK is encoded by the exons ATGGGCAGTAGCTGCCGCATCGAATGCATATTCTTCAGCGAGTTCCACCCCACGCTGGGACCCAAGATCACCTATCAG GTCCCCGAGGACTTCATCTCCCGGGAGCTGTTTGACACTGTCCAGGTGTACATCATCACCAAGCCAGAGCTGCAGAATAAGCTCATCACTGT cacagccatggagaagaagcTGATCGGCTGCCCCGTGTGCATCGAGCACAAGAAGTACAGCCGCAATGCCCTGCTCTTCAACCTAGGCTTCGTGTGTGATGCCCAGGCCAAGACTTGTGCCCTTGAGCCCATCGTCAAAAAGCTGGCTGGCTACCTGACCACACTGGAG CTAGAGAGCAGCTTCGTGTCCACGGAGGAGAGCAAACAGAAGTTGGTGCCCATCATGACCATCTTGCTGGAGGAGCTAAATGCCTCAGGCCGGTGCACTCTGCCCATCG ATGAGTCTAACACCATCCACTTGAAGGTGATTGAGCAGCGGCCTGACCCTCCTGTGGCCCAGGAGTATGATGTGCCTGTCTTTACCAAAGACAAGGAGGATTTCTTCAACTCACAGTGGGACCTCACCACACAACAG ATCCTGCCCTACATTGATGGTTTCCGCCACGTCCAGAAGATCTCAGCCGAGGCAGATGTGGAGCTCAACCTGGTGCGCATCGCCATCCAGAACCTGCT GTACTACGGCGTTGTGACACTGGTGTCCATCCTCCAG TACTCCAATGTGTACTGCCCGACGCCCAAGGTCCAGGACCTGGTAGATGACAAGTCCCTGCAGGAGGCGTGTCTATCCTACGTGACCAAGCAAG GGCACAAGAGGGCCAGTCTCCGGGATGTGTTCCAGCTGTACTGCAGCCTGAGCCCTGGCACTACTGTGAGAGATCTCATTGGCCGCCACCCCCAACAGCTGCAGCACGttgatgaacg GAAGCTGATCCAGTTCGGGCTTATGAAGAACCTCATCCGACGACTACAGAAGTATCCCGTGCGGGTGTCTCGGGAGGAGCGGAGCCACCCTGCCAGGCTTTACACAGGCTGCCACAGTTACGATGAGATCTGCTGCAAGACAG GCATGAGCTACCAAGAGCTGGATGAACGGCTGGAAAACGACCCCAACATCATCATCTGCTGGAAGTGA
- the NPRL2 gene encoding GATOR1 complex protein NPRL2 isoform X2, producing the protein MGSSCRIECIFFSEFHPTLGPKITYQVPEDFISRELFDTVQVYIITKPELQNKLITVTAMEKKLIGCPVCIEHKKYSRNALLFNLGFVCDAQAKTCALEPIVKKLAGYLTTLEVIEQRPDPPVAQEYDVPVFTKDKEDFFNSQWDLTTQQILPYIDGFRHVQKISAEADVELNLVRIAIQNLLYYGVVTLVSILQYSNVYCPTPKVQDLVDDKSLQEACLSYVTKQGHKRASLRDVFQLYCSLSPGTTVRDLIGRHPQQLQHVDERKLIQFGLMKNLIRRLQKYPVRVSREERSHPARLYTGCHSYDEICCKTGMSYQELDERLENDPNIIICWK; encoded by the exons ATGGGCAGTAGCTGCCGCATCGAATGCATATTCTTCAGCGAGTTCCACCCCACGCTGGGACCCAAGATCACCTATCAG GTCCCCGAGGACTTCATCTCCCGGGAGCTGTTTGACACTGTCCAGGTGTACATCATCACCAAGCCAGAGCTGCAGAATAAGCTCATCACTGT cacagccatggagaagaagcTGATCGGCTGCCCCGTGTGCATCGAGCACAAGAAGTACAGCCGCAATGCCCTGCTCTTCAACCTAGGCTTCGTGTGTGATGCCCAGGCCAAGACTTGTGCCCTTGAGCCCATCGTCAAAAAGCTGGCTGGCTACCTGACCACACTGGAG GTGATTGAGCAGCGGCCTGACCCTCCTGTGGCCCAGGAGTATGATGTGCCTGTCTTTACCAAAGACAAGGAGGATTTCTTCAACTCACAGTGGGACCTCACCACACAACAG ATCCTGCCCTACATTGATGGTTTCCGCCACGTCCAGAAGATCTCAGCCGAGGCAGATGTGGAGCTCAACCTGGTGCGCATCGCCATCCAGAACCTGCT GTACTACGGCGTTGTGACACTGGTGTCCATCCTCCAG TACTCCAATGTGTACTGCCCGACGCCCAAGGTCCAGGACCTGGTAGATGACAAGTCCCTGCAGGAGGCGTGTCTATCCTACGTGACCAAGCAAG GGCACAAGAGGGCCAGTCTCCGGGATGTGTTCCAGCTGTACTGCAGCCTGAGCCCTGGCACTACTGTGAGAGATCTCATTGGCCGCCACCCCCAACAGCTGCAGCACGttgatgaacg GAAGCTGATCCAGTTCGGGCTTATGAAGAACCTCATCCGACGACTACAGAAGTATCCCGTGCGGGTGTCTCGGGAGGAGCGGAGCCACCCTGCCAGGCTTTACACAGGCTGCCACAGTTACGATGAGATCTGCTGCAAGACAG GCATGAGCTACCAAGAGCTGGATGAACGGCTGGAAAACGACCCCAACATCATCATCTGCTGGAAGTGA